From the Quercus lobata isolate SW786 chromosome 6, ValleyOak3.0 Primary Assembly, whole genome shotgun sequence genome, one window contains:
- the LOC115949759 gene encoding UDP-glycosyltransferase 75C1-like: MQGHINPAIQFSERLIHLGVHVTFFTTVGAHHQCMIKSPPPDGLSFSTFSDSYDDRVVPMDNADKRWDQIKRNGSKALTNLILAMVLDIYYYYYNGFADVIGNNSDDRPSYSIQLPGLSLLLVTHDLPSFLLASNPYALVYPKFQAQLEALEKESNPRVLVNTFDALKPKALKVLEKLNLVSVGPLVPYAILDGRDCSKNYIKWLNLNSELMKLDFTSLVCSLSVRWTT, encoded by the exons ATGCAAGGCCATATAAACCCTGCCATCCAATTCTCTGAACGCCTCATTCACTTGGGAGTGCATGTCACCTTCTTCACCACCGTTGGTGCCCACCATCAATGCATGATCAAAAGCCCTCCTCCTGACGGCTTGTCGTTCTCCACCTTCTCTGACAGCTATGATGACAGAGTTGTACCTATGGACAACGCTGATAAACGATGGGATCAAATCAAACGTAATGGCTCCAAAGCTCTCACTAACCTCATT CTTGCAATGGTTTTGGACATATACTACTACTATTACAATGGTTTTGCCGATGTTATTGGGAACAACAGCGATGACCGGCCTTCCTATTCAATACAGTTACCGGGTCTGTCATTATTACTTGTTACTCATGACCTTCCCTCCTTCTTGCTTGCTTCAAACCCATATGCTCTTGTATACCCTAAATTCCAAGCCCAACTTGAAGCGCTTGAAAAGGAGAGCAATCCTAGAGTTCTAGTGAATACCTTTGATGCATTAAAGCCCAAGGCTTTAAAAGTGCTCGAAAAACTTAACTTGGTTTCAGTTGGACCGCTAGTTCCATATGCTATTTTGGATGGAAGAGATTGCTCCAAAAATTACATCAAATGGCTCAACTTGAACTCTGAATTAATGAAACTCGATTTCACCTCGTTAGTATGTTCCTTGTCAGTTCGATGGACGACATGA
- the LOC115949677 gene encoding crocetin glucosyltransferase, chloroplastic-like: MLKQQQSQFVIVTYPAQGHINPAFQFAERLIRLGVQVTFFTTVGAHHRGMIKSPPPDGLSFATFSDGYDDGVVPMDDGEKQWDQLKRNGSKALTNLIVSTANKHCIVYTMLLPWVADVARELHLPSAVLWNQPAMVFDIYYYYYNGFADVIGNDSDDQPSCSIQLPGLPSLATHDLPSFLLASNPYALFRPKFQAQLEALEKESNPRVLVNTFDALEPEALKALEKLNLVSVGPLVPYAILDGRDSSNGSKNYIKWLNSKSKSSVIYVSFGSLLVLKKQQMEEIACGLLDCGRPFLWVIRAKENGEEEKLSCREELEQRGMIVPWCSQVEVLSHPSLGCFVTHCGWNSTLESLVSGVPMVAFPQWSDQGTNAKLIEDVWKIGVRVTVNKDGIVEGDEIKRCLELVVGDRERGEAIRKNAKKWKELAMEATNEVGSSSYINLKAFVDEIGEGNLVKSV, from the coding sequence atgTTGAAGCAGCAGCAGAGCCAATTTGTCATAGTCACATATCCTGCGCAAGGCCATATAAACCCTGCCTTCCAATTCGCAGAACGCCTCATTCGCTTAGGAGTGCAAGTCACTTTCTTCACCACCGTTGGTGCCCACCATCGAGGCATGATCAAAAGCCCTCCTCCTGATGGCTTGTCGTTCGCCACCTTCTCTGACGGCTATGATGACGGAGTTGTACCAATGGACGATGGTGAAAAACAATGGGATCAGCTCAAGCGCAATGGCTCCAAAGCTCTCACTAACCTCATTGTCTCCACCGCCAATAAACATTGCATAGTCTACACAATGCTTCTACCTTGGGTTGCTGACGTGGCTCGTGAGCTTCATCTTCCTTCCGCCGTTCTTTGGAATCAACCTGCAATGGTTTTCGACATATACTACTACTATTACAATGGTTTTGCTGATGTTATTGGGAACGACAGCGATGACCAGCCCTCTTGTTCAATACAGTTACCAGGTTTGCCATCACTCGCTACTCATGACCTTCCCTCCTTCTTGCTTGCTTCAAACCCATATGCTCTTTTTCGCCCTAAATTCCAAGCCCAACTTGAAGCACTTGAAAAGGAGAGCAATCCTAGAGTTCTAGTGAATACCTTTGATGCATTAGAGCCCGAGGCTTTAAAAGCGCTCGAAAAACTTAACTTGGTTTCAGTTGGACCGCTAGTTCCATATGCTATTTTGGATGGAAGAGATTCGTCTAATGGCTCCAAAAATTACATCAAATGGCTCAACTCGAAGTCCAAATCATCGGTCATTTACGTTTCATTTGGAAGCTTATTGGTGTTAAAAAAGCAACAAATGGAGGAAATTGCATGCGGATTGTTGGATTGTGGGAGGCCCTTCTTGTGGGTCATAAGAGCTAAggaaaatggagaagaagagaagtTGAGTTGTAGAGAGGAATTAGAACAAAGGGGAATGATAGTGCCATGGTGTTCCCAAGTGGAGGTTTTGTCACATCCTTCACTAGGATGCTTTGTGACACATTGTGGGTGGAATTCAACTTTGGAGAGTTTGGTTTCAGGGGTGCCAATGGTAGCATTTCCACAGTGGTCTGATCAAGGGACGAATGCAAAGCTAATTGAAGATGTGTGGAAGATAGGAGTGAGGGTGACGGTGAATAaggatgggattgttgaaggtGATGAGATTAAGAGATGTTTGGAATTGGTTGTGGGAGATAGGGAGAGAGGGGAAGCAATTAGAAAGAATGCCAAGAAATGGAAGGAGTTGGCTATGGAGGCTACCAACGAAGTTGGTTCTTCTTCCTATATCAATCTCAAAGCTTTTGTGGATGAGATTGGTGAAGGTAACCTCGTTAAAAGCGTGTAG